The Pseudarthrobacter sulfonivorans genome includes a window with the following:
- a CDS encoding helix-turn-helix transcriptional regulator — protein MNQPAVMGDFLRKRRAALSPADVGLMDYGTRRVPGLRREEVAMLAGMSVTYYARLEQGQHVNASDAVINSLAKALALTEVERKHLSDISGIKRRNPKSTRNRPDHVRPGTKRLVDSMCSVPSVVLGKRTEVLAWNRAGHWLVASHLDFDAPDTPSQRPNMTRMLFLDEATRSVYPHWRSEAGRAVASLRLLSGRFADDSELAALVGELTLKSPEFATMWAEHPVENCMSGNKILNHPQLGALELGFEVLTMPDDSGHRILTYTAEAGSEAAAALMRLQQSKGSRTL, from the coding sequence ATGAACCAACCAGCAGTGATGGGCGATTTCCTCCGCAAACGACGGGCCGCCCTGAGCCCGGCCGACGTCGGGCTGATGGATTACGGCACCCGCCGCGTTCCTGGGCTGCGGCGTGAGGAAGTTGCCATGCTGGCCGGGATGAGCGTGACCTACTACGCCAGGCTGGAACAGGGCCAACACGTCAACGCCTCCGACGCGGTCATCAACTCCCTCGCCAAGGCCCTGGCCCTGACCGAGGTCGAAAGAAAACACCTCTCAGACATCTCCGGCATTAAACGTCGTAATCCCAAGTCCACTAGGAACCGGCCCGACCACGTGCGGCCAGGGACGAAACGCCTGGTCGATTCCATGTGCAGTGTTCCGTCTGTGGTGCTGGGCAAACGCACCGAAGTCCTGGCCTGGAACCGGGCCGGGCACTGGCTGGTCGCTTCGCACCTGGACTTCGACGCCCCGGACACACCGTCCCAGCGTCCGAACATGACCCGGATGCTGTTCCTGGATGAGGCCACGCGAAGCGTCTACCCCCACTGGCGCTCCGAGGCTGGCCGCGCCGTCGCGTCCCTGCGCCTGCTCTCCGGACGGTTCGCCGACGACTCCGAACTCGCCGCACTCGTAGGGGAACTGACCCTCAAAAGCCCCGAGTTCGCCACCATGTGGGCAGAACACCCCGTCGAGAACTGCATGTCAGGGAACAAGATACTGAACCATCCCCAGCTTGGGGCCCTGGAGCTCGGGTTCGAGGTCCTGACCATGCCCGACGATTCCGGCCACCGCATCCTCACCTACACCGCAGAAGCAGGCAGCGAAGCCGCTGCCGCACTCATGCGACTGCAACAGTCGAAAGGTTCCCGCACGCTGTGA
- a CDS encoding dihydrofolate reductase family protein: MSRVTCDLTISLDGFVAGPNQSPAEPLGENGELLHRWMFEEPEANAAAIEGILEAGAYIMGRNMFAGPGAWDEDWRGWWGEEPPYHAPVFVLTHQPRRPLQMQGGTTFNFVTDGIESALARAREAAGSKDVAIAGGAQTVQQFLSAGLIDELRLHTAPIILGSGERLLDGVANLTLEPTEVSGTGLVTHVRYRVIH, from the coding sequence ATGAGCCGAGTCACGTGCGATCTGACCATCTCCCTCGACGGCTTCGTCGCCGGCCCGAACCAAAGCCCTGCGGAGCCGCTGGGCGAGAACGGCGAACTCCTGCACCGGTGGATGTTTGAGGAACCCGAGGCCAACGCGGCCGCGATCGAAGGCATCCTCGAAGCCGGCGCCTACATCATGGGACGGAACATGTTCGCAGGTCCCGGGGCGTGGGATGAGGACTGGCGGGGATGGTGGGGTGAGGAGCCGCCCTATCACGCACCGGTTTTCGTTCTCACCCATCAGCCACGCAGGCCCCTGCAGATGCAGGGCGGCACCACGTTCAACTTCGTGACCGACGGGATCGAATCGGCGCTGGCCCGGGCGCGGGAGGCCGCCGGCAGCAAGGACGTGGCCATTGCCGGCGGAGCGCAGACCGTCCAGCAATTCCTCTCGGCGGGGCTGATCGACGAGCTGCGGCTCCACACCGCGCCCATCATCCTGGGGTCGGGCGAACGGCTGCTCGACGGCGTCGCGAACCTCACGCTGGAGCCCACGGAAGTCAGCGGTACCGGCCTCGTCACGCATGTGCGCTACCGGGTGATCCACTAA
- a CDS encoding DUF2306 domain-containing protein translates to MKTATIPRSRQNPRIRWLVPAALIFLSLVPIIAGAVRLTDLTGGQVTPDNARFFDSPVPVLIHIPTVTVYLVLGAFQFVPSLRRGKRGKASWHRIAGRILAPTGLLAALSGLWMAVFYDLPPLDGPLLLVLRLVFGSAMVAFIVLGFIAVRRRNYVRHSEWMSRAYAIGIAQGTIVVVTIPWILLVGPVDELTRALLIGASWVLSLAVAEYFIYRRAQAPTRAALPSRAPSS, encoded by the coding sequence ATGAAAACTGCAACCATTCCCCGCTCCCGTCAAAACCCCCGGATCCGGTGGCTTGTACCCGCCGCCCTGATCTTCCTCAGCCTCGTCCCGATCATCGCCGGGGCCGTGCGCCTGACCGACCTGACGGGAGGTCAGGTAACGCCGGACAACGCGCGGTTCTTCGACTCGCCGGTACCCGTGCTGATCCACATTCCCACTGTCACGGTTTACCTGGTGCTTGGGGCGTTTCAGTTCGTTCCCTCGCTCCGCCGGGGCAAGCGCGGCAAGGCCAGCTGGCACCGCATTGCCGGACGCATTCTTGCCCCCACCGGCCTGCTTGCCGCCCTGTCCGGTTTGTGGATGGCAGTCTTCTATGACCTCCCGCCCCTGGACGGGCCGCTCCTGCTCGTCCTACGGCTGGTCTTCGGGTCTGCCATGGTGGCGTTCATTGTCCTGGGATTCATCGCGGTGCGGCGCCGGAACTACGTCCGGCACAGTGAGTGGATGTCCCGGGCGTACGCCATCGGCATTGCCCAGGGAACCATTGTTGTGGTGACCATTCCGTGGATTCTCCTGGTGGGACCGGTGGACGAACTGACCCGGGCGTTGCTGATTGGGGCATCCTGGGTCCTCAGCCTGGCGGTGGCCGAATACTTCATCTACCGGCGCGCCCAAGCACCCACGCGAGCGGCGCTCCCAAGCCGTGCGCCGTCGTCGTAA
- a CDS encoding ATP-binding protein, with translation MFEIFDDRIEFTSPGVPLMDPARFVDTPPQSRNEALASVMRRTGICEERGSGWDKIVFQTEYHQLPAPLVEVTENHTRVVLFAHRPLTKMDKEDRVRAVYLHACLRHVTRQHTTNTSVRERFGIAPQNSAQASRLIREAVATGVIAPFDAEAAPKLRRYVPAWAAVGLQGSEE, from the coding sequence ATGTTTGAGATATTCGACGATCGAATTGAGTTCACCAGCCCGGGCGTTCCCCTGATGGACCCGGCAAGGTTTGTGGATACGCCTCCCCAATCCCGGAACGAGGCACTTGCCTCCGTCATGCGCAGGACGGGAATCTGCGAAGAGCGCGGAAGCGGATGGGACAAGATTGTATTCCAAACTGAGTACCACCAGTTGCCTGCACCGCTGGTTGAAGTGACTGAGAACCACACCCGTGTAGTTTTGTTCGCCCATCGTCCTCTAACGAAGATGGACAAGGAGGACCGAGTCCGGGCGGTCTATCTCCACGCATGCCTCCGCCATGTGACTCGCCAGCACACGACAAACACCTCCGTCAGGGAGCGATTCGGTATCGCCCCACAGAACAGTGCCCAAGCGTCGCGTCTTATCAGAGAAGCCGTGGCGACTGGAGTCATTGCACCGTTCGATGCAGAAGCTGCGCCGAAACTACGGCGTTATGTGCCCGCTTGGGCTGCGGTCGGGCTCCAAGGGTCAGAGGAATAA
- a CDS encoding Ltp family lipoprotein, translating into MLFWIVAAVLLLVVIPFAVAGGVGMALFILGLVAMLTGLYTLLFKRRSWIGLPHRNSGGVLAVSGFVALILSFGLIGATAPRVDSDKATLVGPVQQSETAKATATPTPTPTATNPANSKCTTAAATQKYNSQTLICTMGSDQRLVWMTEPDSQRVLAEKAAADKASDEKAAAEKAAAEQAAAERAAAEKAAADKAASEQAAAKAEAGTVSQRNALRAAADYLDYTAFSRTGLISQLEYEEYSTEDATWAVDRVKVDWNVQAVKSAKDYLDYTAFSRAGLIDQLIYEGFTPEQAEYGVSQTGL; encoded by the coding sequence GTGCTTTTCTGGATTGTCGCGGCAGTGCTGCTGCTGGTGGTTATTCCTTTCGCTGTGGCGGGCGGAGTGGGGATGGCGTTGTTCATCCTTGGCCTGGTTGCCATGCTCACCGGGCTCTATACGCTGCTGTTCAAGCGTCGGTCGTGGATTGGGCTACCGCACCGGAACTCGGGTGGCGTTCTGGCCGTTTCGGGATTCGTTGCACTGATTCTGAGCTTTGGGCTGATTGGTGCTACCGCACCGCGAGTGGATAGCGACAAAGCGACTCTGGTCGGTCCCGTGCAACAGTCAGAAACTGCTAAGGCGACAGCCACACCGACCCCAACACCGACTGCCACGAACCCTGCAAATTCGAAGTGCACCACTGCTGCTGCGACTCAGAAATACAACAGCCAGACGTTGATCTGCACCATGGGCAGCGACCAGCGGCTGGTCTGGATGACAGAGCCCGACTCACAGCGCGTGCTCGCCGAGAAAGCTGCTGCAGACAAGGCTTCCGACGAGAAAGCCGCTGCTGAGAAGGCCGCCGCCGAGCAGGCAGCTGCTGAAAGAGCAGCAGCCGAAAAGGCTGCAGCTGACAAGGCTGCATCGGAGCAGGCCGCTGCTAAGGCTGAAGCTGGGACGGTCAGTCAGCGGAACGCTCTCCGGGCCGCCGCGGATTACCTCGATTACACGGCCTTCTCGCGCACCGGTCTGATTTCGCAACTGGAGTACGAGGAGTACTCGACCGAGGATGCGACTTGGGCTGTGGACCGCGTGAAGGTCGACTGGAACGTTCAAGCAGTCAAATCCGCCAAGGACTACCTCGACTACACGGCCTTCTCGCGCGCTGGGCTAATAGACCAACTGATTTACGAAGGCTTCACCCCGGAGCAGGCCGAATACGGAGTGAGCCAGACGGGTCTCTAG
- a CDS encoding AlbA family DNA-binding domain-containing protein — protein MNVSVPQKNISDLVIELASLPDETEWVEFKENNEDPQLIGEYISALSNAAAMAGQVYGYLVWGIRDSDHAIVGTSFKPGQAKIGNEEIENWLLRMVSPKINFEFFNVSVQEQDVVVLRIERAYGHPVRFQDTEFIRIGTYKKKLKEFPQKERELWRLFDRTPFERLIALENVRGEDVLRMLDYPAYFDLMDQPLPGTPNEILNALSSEKFIELSGSGGWNISNLGALLFAKNLSDFQNLARKAARVIQYRGAGRIDTLKEQVGTRGYANGFDGLVGYIEALLPANEIVGRAIRKDVPMFPPSQFGKFWPML, from the coding sequence GTGAACGTCTCCGTCCCGCAAAAAAACATTTCCGATCTCGTCATCGAACTCGCTTCGTTGCCTGACGAGACCGAATGGGTGGAGTTCAAGGAGAACAACGAAGACCCACAGCTGATCGGCGAGTACATTTCGGCGCTCTCAAATGCCGCGGCGATGGCAGGTCAGGTCTATGGCTACCTGGTTTGGGGTATAAGGGACAGCGACCACGCCATAGTGGGCACTTCCTTCAAACCCGGACAGGCGAAAATCGGCAACGAGGAGATCGAAAACTGGTTGCTCAGAATGGTGTCTCCAAAAATAAATTTTGAGTTCTTCAATGTCAGCGTGCAGGAGCAAGATGTTGTAGTACTTCGAATTGAGCGCGCATACGGTCACCCTGTTCGGTTCCAAGACACTGAATTCATTAGGATCGGGACCTACAAGAAAAAGCTCAAAGAGTTCCCCCAAAAGGAGCGCGAACTCTGGCGGCTTTTTGATCGGACCCCGTTCGAGCGACTCATCGCTCTCGAAAATGTCCGGGGTGAGGATGTCCTGCGAATGTTGGACTACCCCGCCTACTTCGATCTGATGGATCAGCCGCTGCCGGGCACTCCGAATGAAATCCTGAATGCCCTCTCCTCTGAGAAATTCATCGAACTGTCAGGCTCTGGAGGATGGAACATCTCCAATCTCGGTGCGCTGCTTTTCGCTAAAAATCTGTCGGATTTTCAGAACTTGGCGAGAAAAGCGGCCCGGGTTATTCAGTACCGAGGCGCGGGCCGAATCGACACGCTCAAAGAGCAGGTGGGCACCCGAGGTTATGCAAACGGCTTCGATGGGCTCGTCGGGTACATAGAAGCACTTCTCCCCGCGAATGAGATCGTTGGAAGGGCGATTCGCAAGGACGTCCCAATGTTCCCTCCCTCGCAATTCGGGAAATTTTGGCCAATGCTCTGA
- a CDS encoding cation diffusion facilitator family transporter yields MTALLDPLAPERRAVLTRRIRLFAAATITYNLIEAVVALWAGGIADSSALIGFGLDSVIEVASALALSWQFSAKDPERREHLTLRIIAVSFFALAAFVTVDAVRALTGGGEAQHSTPGIVIAALSLAIMPVLSWLQRRAGRELGSRTAVADSKQTLLCTYLSAVLLVGLVLNSTLGWWWADAGAALVIAAIAVREGTNAWRGDVCCVVNHAGQGVAAEPQSVTTAVDTCCPECSSETARREGPPPAVPPLLEVREIP; encoded by the coding sequence ATGACGGCGCTACTGGACCCGCTGGCGCCGGAGCGCCGTGCGGTCCTGACTCGGCGGATCCGGCTGTTCGCCGCGGCGACGATCACGTACAACCTTATTGAAGCGGTCGTCGCTCTGTGGGCTGGCGGTATCGCGGACTCCTCGGCGTTGATCGGGTTCGGGCTGGATTCAGTCATCGAGGTGGCCTCCGCCCTGGCGCTGTCCTGGCAGTTCTCCGCCAAGGACCCGGAACGCCGGGAGCATCTGACCCTGCGGATCATCGCGGTGTCCTTCTTCGCCCTCGCCGCGTTCGTCACCGTCGACGCCGTCCGGGCCCTCACGGGCGGCGGGGAAGCACAGCACTCAACGCCGGGGATCGTTATCGCTGCCCTGAGCCTGGCCATCATGCCCGTCTTGTCCTGGCTGCAGCGCCGCGCGGGGCGCGAGCTGGGCTCACGGACCGCGGTGGCCGACTCAAAGCAGACGCTTCTGTGTACGTATCTCTCAGCGGTCCTGCTGGTGGGGCTGGTCCTGAACAGCACTCTGGGCTGGTGGTGGGCCGACGCCGGGGCCGCACTGGTCATCGCCGCCATCGCCGTCCGGGAAGGCACCAATGCCTGGCGCGGAGACGTGTGTTGCGTGGTCAATCATGCCGGCCAGGGCGTAGCTGCGGAACCGCAAAGCGTCACCACCGCCGTCGACACGTGCTGCCCGGAATGTTCAAGTGAAACTGCCCGGCGCGAAGGCCCTCCACCAGCGGTCCCGCCCTTGCTGGAGGTGCGGGAGATCCCCTGA
- a CDS encoding PH domain-containing protein, with amino-acid sequence MAADQLRDDIQQAKDKAGITWGSNREFRKLESHLWEGERVEQILTGQYAGGLGILVLSDRRIFFLKDGVLKQVSEDFPFSNISSMQWNSGLALGSVTVFVSGNKAEITNVAKQLGKAFVDAARDRIAPAAPRASESQVAAHPVVQETEDVYANLAKIGQLRDAGVLTPEEFETKKAELLARI; translated from the coding sequence ATGGCAGCGGATCAGCTTCGTGACGACATCCAGCAGGCAAAGGATAAAGCGGGGATTACTTGGGGGAGCAACAGAGAGTTCCGAAAGCTCGAATCCCATCTTTGGGAGGGTGAGAGAGTTGAACAGATTTTGACCGGCCAATACGCTGGAGGTCTAGGTATCCTGGTGCTATCGGACCGCCGGATTTTTTTCCTCAAAGATGGCGTCCTGAAGCAGGTCTCTGAAGATTTTCCTTTTTCTAATATCTCCTCCATGCAGTGGAACTCCGGCCTTGCCTTGGGTTCTGTAACCGTTTTTGTGTCGGGCAATAAAGCGGAAATCACGAACGTCGCCAAGCAGCTGGGTAAGGCTTTTGTCGATGCTGCAAGGGACCGGATCGCGCCTGCTGCCCCACGGGCTTCTGAAAGCCAAGTCGCAGCACACCCAGTGGTTCAGGAAACTGAAGACGTTTACGCAAACCTTGCAAAAATAGGACAACTGCGAGACGCTGGCGTCCTCACGCCGGAAGAGTTTGAAACGAAAAAAGCCGAACTCTTGGCCCGTATCTGA
- a CDS encoding ArsR/SmtB family transcription factor, producing METLAHAPVLARFGYAVSDPTRARILLALADAPAYPSDLADTLEVSRQSMSNHLTCLRGCGLVVAVPDGRRSRYELADARLGHAVRDLIGVVLAVDPACCAPDGTCLA from the coding sequence ATGGAAACGCTCGCTCATGCACCGGTACTGGCACGGTTCGGTTACGCAGTCTCGGACCCAACGCGGGCCCGGATTCTGCTGGCCCTTGCGGACGCGCCGGCCTACCCGTCCGATCTTGCCGACACTTTGGAAGTTTCGCGGCAGAGCATGTCCAACCACCTGACGTGCCTGCGCGGCTGCGGCCTGGTGGTCGCTGTTCCTGACGGGCGGCGAAGCCGGTACGAGCTGGCGGATGCCCGGTTGGGCCACGCGGTCAGGGATCTGATCGGCGTGGTCCTCGCCGTGGATCCGGCCTGCTGCGCGCCGGACGGAACGTGCCTGGCATGA
- a CDS encoding PEP/pyruvate-binding domain-containing protein: MTYVNSLGDVGAADIAMAGGKAVGLGGLIQAGLPVPPGFVLNTAAYSHFVETNQLEARIQELATLSPQATPQDYADGSERIQTLFAVGTMPAAIAAELGAAYGRLSDARLDDGGETAVAVRSSATAEDLAAASFAGQQETYLNVSGAEALSAAVIDCWASLWTARAMAYRARGGIGPDSVRLAVVVQRMVEAEAAGVMFTANPANGRRDQIAISAAWGLGESVVSGTVTPDDVVVDAGTGAVLSRQTADKAVMTVYAEHGTREQPVAAARRRAPVLDDRAAAELACYGTRSADHFGAPQDIEWARAGGEFFILQSRPITALPEPAADTPDTWPVPYPKGLYFRASIVEQLPDPLSPLFADLIDGSVSRSLRALMNEAVGTNVIREDDVGLPTINGYAYYYYRTSGMWRVMGKALTAVRALARGKAHMGVAGWREFSHPRYEHAIKDWQAKPAAELSGAELLDGVQALLDAGTVYYTAVQSVIPLAATSEISFSAYYDKFVRREGDPPALTFILGYDSEPIRAEKSLYDLAAWARSVPGLASAILNEPTTALAESQRRGFPPAGFSESLWQLWRPRFQDHLGRFGHAVYNLDFASPVPADDPSALLDAVKFYLRGHGADPHERQRLSSDRREIATSRIFTRLGPRRRAAFLRLLRWAQNTAPIREDALADVGLAWPLLRRMLLELGRRLVDSAVIVEPADVFWLRHQELRSAVEFGLAAPGAPAAVAITGADRPVRAAAVEERRMLWRGQVKAAAPQLLPESRWMEKAFGSMMPAGSQHQLGDIIKGTGASAGRVTAPARVLRGPQDFALMEPGEVLVARITTPAWTSLFAMASAVVTDVGGPLSHSSIVAREYGIPAVLGTGVATQRLTSGQQIRVDGDAGTVAIEQPSPTQGP; this comes from the coding sequence ATGACCTACGTCAACAGTTTGGGCGATGTGGGAGCAGCCGACATCGCCATGGCCGGCGGCAAGGCCGTGGGACTGGGCGGCCTCATCCAGGCCGGGCTGCCGGTCCCTCCGGGGTTTGTGCTGAACACCGCAGCCTATTCGCACTTTGTAGAAACCAACCAACTTGAGGCACGCATCCAAGAACTGGCCACTCTGTCGCCGCAGGCCACGCCACAGGACTACGCGGACGGCTCGGAGCGGATCCAAACTCTGTTCGCGGTCGGCACCATGCCGGCCGCCATCGCAGCAGAACTCGGCGCCGCCTACGGGCGCCTCAGTGACGCGCGTCTCGACGACGGCGGGGAAACAGCCGTTGCGGTGCGTTCCTCCGCCACGGCCGAGGACCTCGCCGCAGCCAGCTTCGCCGGGCAACAGGAAACCTACCTGAACGTCAGCGGGGCCGAGGCACTGTCCGCGGCGGTGATCGATTGCTGGGCTTCCCTGTGGACGGCGCGGGCCATGGCCTACCGGGCCCGCGGAGGCATCGGACCGGACTCGGTGCGCCTCGCGGTGGTGGTCCAGCGGATGGTCGAGGCCGAGGCCGCCGGGGTCATGTTCACCGCCAATCCGGCCAACGGGCGCCGCGACCAGATCGCCATCAGTGCCGCGTGGGGCCTGGGCGAGTCCGTGGTCAGCGGGACGGTCACTCCGGATGACGTCGTTGTCGACGCCGGGACGGGCGCCGTGCTGTCGCGCCAGACCGCAGACAAGGCGGTTATGACCGTCTACGCCGAGCACGGCACGCGGGAGCAGCCGGTGGCGGCAGCCCGCCGTCGTGCGCCCGTACTGGACGACCGTGCCGCAGCCGAGCTCGCCTGCTACGGAACGCGGAGTGCGGATCATTTCGGGGCACCGCAGGACATCGAGTGGGCGCGGGCCGGGGGCGAGTTTTTCATCCTGCAATCCAGGCCCATCACCGCGCTCCCCGAACCGGCGGCCGACACCCCGGATACCTGGCCCGTGCCCTATCCGAAGGGTCTCTACTTCCGCGCGAGCATCGTGGAACAGCTGCCCGACCCGCTCTCGCCGCTGTTTGCCGACCTTATTGACGGCTCGGTGTCCAGGTCGCTGCGAGCCTTGATGAACGAGGCCGTGGGCACGAACGTCATCCGCGAGGACGACGTGGGACTGCCCACCATCAACGGCTACGCGTATTACTACTACCGCACCTCGGGAATGTGGCGGGTGATGGGCAAGGCGCTGACGGCGGTACGCGCACTGGCCCGCGGCAAGGCGCACATGGGCGTGGCCGGCTGGCGCGAATTTTCGCATCCCCGCTACGAACACGCGATCAAAGACTGGCAGGCGAAGCCCGCCGCGGAGCTCTCCGGTGCGGAACTGCTGGACGGTGTTCAGGCGCTGCTGGACGCCGGTACCGTGTACTACACAGCCGTGCAGTCAGTCATTCCGCTCGCCGCCACCAGCGAAATCTCCTTCAGTGCGTATTACGACAAGTTCGTCCGGCGCGAGGGGGATCCCCCCGCCCTGACGTTCATTCTCGGCTACGACAGCGAACCCATCCGGGCGGAGAAGTCGCTGTACGATCTCGCGGCCTGGGCCCGCAGTGTCCCCGGGCTCGCTTCTGCGATCCTGAATGAACCGACGACGGCGTTGGCCGAGTCCCAGCGCAGGGGGTTCCCACCTGCCGGGTTCAGTGAGTCGTTGTGGCAGTTGTGGCGTCCCCGCTTCCAGGACCACCTCGGCCGGTTCGGCCATGCAGTGTACAACCTGGACTTCGCCAGCCCGGTGCCGGCCGACGATCCGTCAGCGTTGCTGGACGCGGTGAAGTTCTACCTGCGGGGGCATGGCGCTGACCCCCATGAGCGGCAGCGGCTGTCGTCCGACCGCAGGGAGATCGCCACCAGCCGGATCTTCACCCGGCTCGGGCCGCGCCGCCGGGCCGCGTTCCTCCGTTTGCTCCGGTGGGCACAGAACACCGCGCCGATCCGCGAGGATGCGCTGGCCGACGTCGGCCTCGCGTGGCCGCTGCTGCGGCGGATGCTGCTGGAACTAGGACGGCGGCTGGTGGACTCCGCTGTCATCGTCGAGCCCGCCGACGTGTTCTGGCTGCGGCACCAGGAGCTGCGCAGCGCCGTCGAGTTCGGCCTGGCCGCGCCGGGAGCACCAGCGGCCGTGGCCATTACCGGAGCCGACCGGCCCGTCCGCGCCGCCGCGGTTGAGGAACGCAGGATGCTGTGGCGGGGCCAGGTGAAGGCCGCTGCCCCGCAACTGCTCCCGGAGAGCCGGTGGATGGAAAAGGCCTTCGGGTCCATGATGCCCGCGGGCTCGCAGCACCAACTCGGCGACATCATCAAGGGCACCGGCGCGAGCGCGGGGCGGGTCACCGCTCCGGCCCGCGTTCTCAGGGGGCCTCAGGATTTCGCCCTGATGGAGCCGGGAGAGGTGCTCGTCGCCCGCATCACCACTCCGGCCTGGACCTCGCTGTTCGCGATGGCCTCCGCCGTGGTGACCGACGTCGGCGGCCCGTTGAGCCACAGCTCCATCGTGGCCCGGGAGTACGGCATCCCGGCCGTGCTCGGCACCGGAGTGGCCACCCAGCGGCTCACCAGCGGCCAGCAGATCCGCGTGGATGGCGACGCCGGCACCGTCGCCATCGAGCAGCCGAGCCCTACTCAAGGGCCATGA
- a CDS encoding GmrSD restriction endonuclease domain-containing protein, whose product MIIGAFSGGFGGALVVLAISAAITGLYVMATGRRSWAWLPAKRKAGAIALALSFALFVAGAVALPRTNAEDLQAASSDWNASTGTATASASAKATPTPSSVPTAQATGAPLDPETSSLVANDVTAPKTQPAFATKAIDLLATLPIKGRAPKTGYDRALFGQAWADVDRNGCDTRNDTLKRDLTGITYTNSVPCKVQSGTLADPYTGTTISFLRGSATSSAVQIDHVVALSDAWQKGAQQLTTEQRTAFANDSLNLQSTDGPTNMKKGDGDAATWLPPNKGFRCEYVARQISVKATYSLWVTQAEHDAMARILADCSGQLAPTNEKAPVAAAPAPAPAPAVAAAPVAPAPVVPAPAPAAPAVAYYANCSAAKAAGAAPIYAGQAGYRAGLDRDSDGVACES is encoded by the coding sequence ATGATTATTGGTGCCTTCAGCGGCGGGTTCGGGGGCGCCCTGGTTGTCCTGGCCATCTCGGCGGCCATCACTGGCCTGTATGTCATGGCGACTGGACGCCGTTCCTGGGCGTGGCTCCCGGCGAAGCGGAAGGCAGGGGCCATCGCACTCGCCCTCTCCTTCGCTCTCTTCGTCGCCGGTGCAGTCGCGTTGCCACGGACCAACGCGGAGGATCTTCAGGCAGCCTCCTCGGACTGGAATGCCTCGACGGGAACCGCCACAGCGAGCGCATCTGCAAAAGCCACGCCGACGCCGTCGTCCGTTCCAACTGCGCAGGCGACGGGCGCCCCGCTCGATCCTGAGACTTCAAGCCTCGTTGCGAACGACGTCACGGCTCCGAAGACGCAGCCCGCCTTTGCCACGAAGGCGATCGACCTGCTGGCAACTCTTCCCATCAAGGGCCGGGCGCCGAAGACGGGCTATGACCGTGCCCTGTTCGGGCAGGCCTGGGCAGACGTAGACCGTAACGGCTGCGACACGCGGAATGACACCCTCAAACGCGACCTTACGGGGATCACCTACACCAACAGCGTCCCCTGCAAGGTGCAGTCCGGCACTCTGGCGGACCCCTACACAGGTACTACCATCAGTTTCCTGCGGGGGAGTGCCACCAGCAGCGCCGTCCAGATCGACCATGTTGTTGCCCTCAGCGACGCCTGGCAGAAGGGCGCGCAGCAGCTGACCACGGAGCAGCGGACAGCCTTCGCGAATGACTCTCTGAACCTCCAGTCGACGGACGGTCCCACCAATATGAAAAAGGGCGACGGCGACGCCGCCACGTGGTTGCCGCCGAACAAAGGCTTCCGGTGCGAATACGTGGCCCGGCAGATTTCGGTGAAGGCAACGTACAGCCTTTGGGTCACCCAGGCGGAGCACGACGCGATGGCCAGGATCCTGGCCGACTGCTCCGGCCAGCTCGCACCAACAAACGAGAAGGCACCAGTCGCCGCGGCGCCCGCGCCGGCACCTGCACCGGCTGTGGCAGCTGCTCCGGTTGCTCCCGCGCCTGTTGTGCCGGCGCCTGCTCCTGCAGCGCCAGCCGTCGCTTACTACGCCAACTGCTCGGCGGCCAAGGCCGCTGGCGCCGCACCGATCTATGCCGGCCAGGCGGGTTACCGGGCCGGGCTCGATCGCGATTCCGACGGCGTGGCGTGCGAGAGCTAG